In the Osmia bicornis bicornis chromosome 6, iOsmBic2.1, whole genome shotgun sequence genome, CCTTTCGACAGGCTCGTTCGCTTCTGCGTGCAAGACGATCGAAGGGGGTGCAACCGCAGCTGCATCTTTCCTGCAGCGTAGATGTTGCATTCACGCGACACCTTGCGTTTCTCAGTTCAAGGAAGTGGAAGAAGATCAGGCAGACAACGGGGCGGGTGGATTCGTGGTCCGCCAAGTTTGTATCAATATTCATCAGCGTCCTATGTTCGGTTGGCTCAAATTCGTAGGATTAGCCGGAAACTTCGCTTCGGAGCTGCTTCCCTCTCTCGCTTCTATGCAACTCCGGTTGCCGTGCAGGAGAAACGGTAACAGATAGAGACGGTTTAACGATGAACGAGGAAGATGGTTAGAGGATACTAGAGGGTGGAGTGAGAGAGGGTGAGAGGAGAGATCGTGGCAGTCACCGTGACGCTCCACCGCGGGATTCTAATCCGGGTAGGCGGGCGTGTGTGACGTCATATTGCATAACAATTAATCAACGGGCGATAACAGCTAGCCGGGTCGACGGAGTGGGAAGCCCTGATAATCATTTCACCGGGCAGCTTAAAGTGCCACTAGTTAACGCTAAGCCGATTTAAAAGCGATTTAATATCCGGAATATTATACCTACGTCTCCCTTGCCCTCTCTCTCTATCTATCTCTTCTACCGAAAACGACAAAAGCGATCGTGCTCGGATAGATTCTTAAGAGATACCTCTTATTCGAGAATCTGCTCGAGTTTCTATCTATTTTCTTGCCATGAATTTCGTAGATTTAACAGGGTACACCGTATGCCTCTTGTAAAGCGCTTCTTCCGACACCGTACCACTAATAAATAGTGGCACCAGCCACATGCTAATGTATAATACCGATCAAACAACTGTTTAAGCAGCCCCGAGTTAAGTGCGTCCCATTCTTTCGCGAGCGCCCCTTCACCCCGTCTCTATCCCATGTACGCCGATCGACGGGGTTGTTTTTGTCCCGAGAACCAAGAGCCAAGCGTATCCTGTCACCCGTGATTCTCGTCACTTTTCAACCCCTTCGACttcatttttccttcttcaTAAAAGTAACATCCATGACAGGTGAACGATACCAACCATTGCCTTCTATTTTATGCATTTATtgctttttctttaatatacaattttttattcgtttctgtaaatatttttacaagaTACGAACCAAAGGTTTCGTgttcattttgaaattttcattcaagaTTTGCGTAAAATTCGAAACGATGTACTCTGAAGATCCTTTCGATGGTCAATAGTTTCACAGCAAACGGGACGTATATATCCCATTTTCGTAGGCCGCTGATTGAGGACAGATGCACGAGTAGGGGAAGTGCAGTGTGCAGTATGGATGAGGGTAGAGTCGATCACAATGACCCCGCTATGGTACAATGGCGCACTGGCTCTCTTGAACGGGGCCATTGCCGACCCGAAAATCACTCGGCTATGACAAAGAGCTGTGTTCGCGCTGCCGCAAATATGTTGTAAATACGGGAATATCCTGAGAGTGTCTCCGTCGGGACTGGAGAGTCGAGTGCAGGCTACTTCCCGAATGTCGAGTTACCATCTTGATTTCGTAACCGATGGAAAATGTCCAAAAATCTTGAGCAAGATACTGAAAAATTCATGAACCCATTAGGATGATAATGAAATTCGATCTAACGAGTCCTACACTCGTTTGGTTTTATAACAAAACTtgaacgaatgaaaaaaaCACCATGGAACACATGTTTCCGCGGATGAAAAATCAAACCGTGTCATAGGGGATGAACGAAAAAGCAAGTGACACGATCGATCCATTGTATGTATATCCATAGGAGAGCGTAGGTTGGTTCGTTTCCATAAAATCTGTTGCTCGCGTTGCTGACCGAAATCCTAATTAAACGGCAGATTCGAATTCGTCGGTGGTCCGCGTACAAGCTTAATCCCAGGGAAGCGCCGATAATATCGATCGATGCGGcgagttaattaaattaaaatactcGTATAATAGCGTGCCAGATGGCACGGCCAGAACATACAACCTGGTATTGAGTACTGCTTGTTCGACCCTTCGGCAACCCCCTTCCACTGTAATACGTAACTCGTTTAGTCTTGCAGGTTGACGAAAAAAAAGTAAGGAGGGCGGAACCGTTGCGGGGTTTCCCTTGGCCAAAGTATTTAAGGGATTTTCGTGATCCTGATTTACTGATCTGCGATCGAAAAATCATCGACTcatcttcctttttttattttttaacgacccacatttttatttaacactcTATCAATACCTGGATGATGGAAACTTTTCGTACccttaatattttatattcaatattaaataatttaggaaatttctttctacttgttggtaaaataaaattgatataaaGTGCGGTGTCTGTTTCCGCAAGTAGAATATGTTCGTGTACCTGCAACAGACTGATCCGAGATGATGCGCTCCTGATTACCCATTTACCAATGACAATCGAATGGTTATTTAGTTTCATGGGGTGAGAATCGAACCGCAGTTTAACATTACGAAGGACCGAAGGCAGGTCGTTAGCGGCGTTGTCGCAACATATGCGCTCGGCAGGCTCCATATGGGCCACCATGGACCCAAATACGAAACCCCCGTGGCCGAAGTATCGTACCCCACGCGGAGGGATCGATACCGTTTCGCTCTTTAATCGGTCAACTTTTGTGGCTTTCCACAATGTTTTCCTGCTACTTTCGAAATCCAGACCTtcgttttatttcttcatttaaaaCCCCATAAACGAACAGGAACAAAATCACCAATTTCCATATTCCCTctctataaaaatttatacaaatcttcggaaaaattattatttctcccCAATCCATATAACTATCTTcttatagaaaataattgtataattattaagtgttctgaaatgaaaatgattcgATCGGTCTATGGTATCCATCGATTCCCATAAGCATTGCGGTCGTCGGCAACTTTAAATGCGACCATATGATGAGGGCGTCCTAAAAACCTGGTACTTTCTCTAACCATCGCGAGAGCGATGTAGGAGGGATGAGTTTGTGCGGCAAGTGCAAGGCAGGAAGCATAGGAGACCCCCATGGAGAGTGTACAGGGCAGTGAGCAGGTTGACTAGCATTGTCCGTGCTCGATGATGACGATGGGGTCGGTCCGCGCACAGATGGGCCGCTAATCTCATTGAAAACTCATGAGGACTCTCAGGGTGGGGGTGGGCCTGGCTGATCCAAGGGCTGAACCCTGCCCTTAGAAGTCTCTGCAAGTCCTAGCATGGGGGCCAAGCACCCGTGCCAACCACCATATGTCCTACGTATACGCGTGCTTACGAGAATATGTCGCCTGCTTTTTTCGTGTTCCATATTGCAGACACGttctatataaattatatctCTGCAAAGTCGAAAATCCTCGTATATGCTGCATTCTTCTCGACAATTATCAAGTACGAATGTGAATCTCGCGAAATCTGAAATTGGAATTTCGACACGAGTTCGCTTTTCCAGCGTTGAACCGGTAGAAGTTTCCCTTCCTCTTACCTTGTTGATATCATCCGGGGAACGATATCGACTCGGTGGCACGGTTGCTCCGGGGAATTTAATTCTATTCGAAGTGCCAGCTAAGATGCCGGCATCGGCTCTTATCTCTGTGCACACGGTGGGCTGGGCGCGTGGCGGTTGCTTATGTGTTACGTGAATACCTTACCTAAACGCCCGGTAGGGAAACGTTTCTGCGTGCCGTTACCAACCTCACCGACAGCCCACGATGGAACCATACACACCCGTTTCCCCGTGGCACACAGCAACGGAGTCGACCGAGGGAAATTAATGCGACTTCCAACCAGCCGCTATCGGCCGCCGCTATCTCGCGCCTCGCTCGCTCGCGGAAAACGTGAGTCGCCTAGGTGAGAAGTTTCGAAATTTAAGCGACCAACCGCTGGCGAACGTACGCGACCCCCTGGATTTTAACGTCGGATCGATTCGCGTTAGTAGGTAGATGTTTCGGTTGGTATACTACTTACAAGTAGTATAAGTGCATTATGGTCAGACCGTGTCGACGCGTCGGAATAGCAATTATTACAAAGTAAAGCGTGATAGTtggaatgtttatgaattacGATGCGAGGGAAGTGGTCCAAATTAATGGCACGCGTAAATATCCATCGGCCATTAATCATCGAGATGACTGGCATCGAGCTGAAGCGTAACGCGCTCTTAAGAGCTCACCCTTAACGTTCGTTTAATGAATCCGAGACGAAACGAGAAACACTGAGTAAAAGGTGTTCGAAGTATCAAGGATCAAGTAGTTGGTATAAAGGCAAACAAGTACTTGTGGCCACGGTCTGGTCGACGGTTTTACGATAATATTTGGCAAAATCTTGGAATAGGGGTGAATCTGAGATTCTCCCCCTTGGTCGTGTCTGTAGCCCGTAGAGAGTCAGGGGAACGTGGTAGGTAGAGGGCCGTAGAAAGGTAGATGGGAGGGAGTTATTAGAATGGTCCGGAAAAGATGGCGCGGAGTCGCTCCGTATTTTTATACTGTATGGCCGCTGCTTTGCATAATCCCGCACTTAGCTCGCTCGTCCCGAGATGCCGACTCGCTATGCAGATCTCCTCTGCTCTGAAAACCCGAACCTACCGAGCGTTTCGTCGTTCCGACGAATGATGGACGACACGGAGACCCTGCCGCGAACCCTCGAGCCTTCCCTCTTCGAGTATTCGCTTCCTGACGCGCCAACTGAGACCGTATCGGTGACGCGGCCGCGCAACTACCGCTTCTTAAATGAACCTCGACTTTCAACCTCTTATAACGCCCTTTAAATTCGACGTTGACGAATGCTGAGAAACTTACAATCCTTGCAGAATTTCCTTTCCGCGAAAAGCACCTTGGAAAAGAGTTCGAAAAACGGGAATCGCGATTTCCACGcttaagaaaattataatcCTGCAAAGTTTTCTTTTAACGAAGACTTGGAATAATTGTTCCTGGTCCACAGATTCTTTGTAGAATGTTAAAACGACGATATTTCGTTGTGCACGGACAGGTGAGTGTGACAAAGATTGTTCCAAGATCGATGTCACGGGGACATTTGTCAGCTAGCTCCGTTGAAACGGAGACGTCTAATTTGCACGGAGAAATCGCGTCTTCCTTTCTCCTTCGGTCAGCCGACAACTGTGCGCCGGGGAAAAGAGAAGACTGAGAAAGCGTGGTGAGAAAGCGTGGCGAGCGTCATCAATCTTGCGAGCGAAAAGACCCAGGACGACCGTCGCGTCGTTCTCGACGTCACAGATGTGACTTTGATTCTCTTTCGGTGTTCCCTGGAGAAACGAGGCTAGATTAAGTCTGTCCCGCGTGTAATTTGTCCGAGTCCTGATTCCCGAGTCGCGAGGAAATCGACAGGGACACCTGGGCTCCTACGATTCACCTCGAGCGATCTTTATTTCCATCTCTTTCGAACATATTTCCAGCATACGCGCAAGATATCCAATTTCGATATCTTTTAATCGAGTATTCCAAAAATCATCCCTCTCTTCAAAAGTCTTTGGGTTAGAGAAAGTTTCTCGATGAAAAGACGAAActgaaaggaaaaagagaagaaggaaCCGAGGCGGTGAATGTCTGGCCAGGTTCCGAAAGTTTATATCGCAGTGTGTATTCCGCGAGGGTAGCAGTTGCGACGTACTCGAGGTCACGGTGGATGCACCGAGGTACGACAGAGAAACAAGGGTATAAAACCTCTGGCCCGTTGCAGCGCCGGCCACGTTACGAACAGCACGATTATACCGGTGGAGCAGGGGGTGAAACCGAGAGCATACCTTAGTTGTCCGCTCGTAAAGCAACCCCGTATGCCGGTGAGTGCGTGCCGagcctctctctctctctccatCCCTCTGTTTCTCCGTATTTCCGCCTCGACccttctctcttcctcttgCTCGCATCTCCACGGAGTGTTTGTTAAACCGGAGGAATATGCATGAGAGAGGCAGCCGGCGCGGAGTTATGCTACGATGATCTTAACGGTGGTCACGGTCTTAAATATGGACACCAGAGGAAAGGGTAATCAAAATGGCTGGAAACAAGGATGAAGAAAAaggatttaaaaatttcatgtaCATCGAACTCTTCgaatatatttcaaaggaTGGCTGATGGAATTAAGACACTCGAAAGAGTCGAGAACATTTGATAGCTCACTTGGTATGCATGGTGCCGGTTATAAGTCAAGGAATTGCTCAAGCGGCCGTAAAATCTAAATCTCTGCCGCTCGTCGGCCACCTTTTCCCTTCTTCGCCAGCCGCGTACATCACGCCCAGTTATTTCAAGAATCCTCTGAACTCATCACACGTTCAATTTGTCAGCGACTCGAGAAACATCGCACAGTTTCCTCGAGCTAAGCGCTTGAAAAAATGGAGAATTCCATGGGTGAAAAGCTTCGAGTATAGTCTCGTTTTTCGATTTAAAGTTTTCAAATGAAATCCTTGCTCAAAGTTTCTGTCACGCCATCGGCCCATAGAGCTTGTTTCCATGGGATATTTCCTCGAAGCGAGAGGGGTATGCATGCGACCAATGTGCAGGTCGGATTTTAATGGAAAATCGACTGCGGCTGGGAAGCACGGCGGAAGAGAATCACGATGATTCCGTGAAATATGGAGGCAGAAGCGAGCAGGTTTTCGACGGAGCCGGCAAAGCTGCACGGCGCGCTGGGTCCGTGTTAATGGGTGATTGATAAACGACCTCCTCTCATCAACTGCATCGGCTGCATATTTATCACCGAACAGACTCAGCAGAAGCGGTTTCCCGTTTGCTCCCCGAACCTTTAGCACCAGCCAACCGGAAAGTATTTATATCCTAAGATATTGTGCAGAAAGTGCAACAGACTATTATGGTTTTTCGGTGAAATGGATCAGGCAAAAGAGCGACGgctgaaatttcaaaaatcatCTCCATAATTCAAGGCATTTGAGAGGATTGCGCGAGCCGATCGGGGTGGAAACGTTTCTGCAAGGTGTCCCTTTTCGGTCGCCGCTGTTAACAGCCCTATCGTAGGACTCGGTGTCAGTGTTAACAGCCCACGCGTGTCAGCCACGTGCCGGTCGAGGTGCGACCCTCTGCTCGTTTAACTCGGACGAATTGAGGACTGCCCTTTCTGGCCGATTCGAAGAACAACGAGGATAGATGCCAGTGAAATTACACCTAGACGATTCTCACGACCCTGATTCTTTACCCTTTCCGTCTTTCTTTCAATCGGGAATTATTTGGAAATTCGAATTTTCAATCCAGTTTCTGGAGTACAGTTAATCATAGTTAGCAGCGAGGCATAAAATGGAATTAGAGATGGACGATCGCGAGTGTGCAGGGACAGATCGGCAATAAATATGGTTCATAAGCCAGGAATGGTAGCCAGAAGATACAGAAACGTTTCTAGACGTCCTGCAGAGAGACGCGTGTCACGCGTTACGTTCACGAAACGACTCCATCAACTTTACGACCATGAATTAGGATTAGACGGTTGCGTTCGCTATCGTCCGCTTCGCTGCTAAACGATTTATCGCTGCAAGGGGAAGTATACTCAACCACCGCGTtgtatcttttaattttctttgttaaaTAATCGCGAGTGGAAGCAATCAGAGGGAATACATTGATACGAACACGCTGGATCGTTGGTATATCGCGAATTGGGGTCGCCGAGTCGAATCGAAAACTCATTACAACTTTTTGCCGACTCAATCAAGAAGTTAATGTCCTTTAACCTCTAGGCGTTCCCGATAGAGTTCACGGGAATCTCGGGAATCGCGTAAGAAGTCGACGGCTCTCACATGCCCAGCAAAATGGATCACCAGCTTATGATTGATCGCCTATTGGCTCTGCGAGCTGGCCAGACTTTTTCCTTCGGCTTTTTTCCACGGTGTATTAGAAACCATTTCTGCCGCATGATAATTCCAGCTTCGTTCTGCTTCCTTTTACTGCTACCATATCTGTTCTCGACCAAACACCAcaaaaaatatcgaaaatacATGTCCGTGAAACGTGATCATTTTTTGAAACGATGCTCGTTATCGCGAAGGAACGCTTTCGAAAGAGCCGTATGTCAACTAGAGGGATATTTATCAAAATACTGAGAAACGAGGAGGATTCGTCAGGAAGATAATCCGTAAAATGATGATCCCTCGTGGCTCTGCTGCTACCTTCTGTCCAGCTTGGTCCATTTCATACGCTCCATTTCTCTTCGCCAGCGAGGTGTCCCGTAAGATGgtcataaataattaaaatgaatattaaaaacaaatttggATATTAACGAAGTTATTTAAACGTCATCGATTCTCCGGTTTCACAAATTTTCCACGAAACAGCAAGGAGACAGATATTTTctcaagaagaaaagagataTTCTCGCTTGAAATGGAAAACGGTTTCACCGAACGATCATTGGCAGGATAATCGGGAATCGTTGGAGGTCCATCAACGGATTCGACGAGTCTGCCGAACGTCCAATATCCAGGAGGCCGagcataaaaaaaaaaaaagaggagcCTGGTGTGCGGgcgttaaaaatattcaagatCGTTTGTCAGGCTGAATTACAGCTCTGCTCAGCTCCCGCGCCACCCTTCAAAACCTCCCTCCCTCCGACAGGAGTTTCTGCGTTGGCGCAACCCGGAGAGGGCAGAAGAGGAAAGAGTCGACGACAAAGACGATGCTGGGCACATGTGTCGAACCTGAAATATGTAGGCGTGGTCTGGATGGAACTAGCAGACGCGTCCCGACGACCGAATATGTTCACCCCGTTCGTACGCTCCACCCTCGCCTAACCCTGGAAACGTTGCCATTGGACGGTGCCCACCCTCGTCGCGCCTCCACCTGCCACTACGAGCTACCCTCAACGAGATTCTACCCCTAAATACAGGGGATGCGCGTTCGGTTCCCTCATTTTAACGTGGTCCGCCGATACGCGCTGTACCCTTGTTCGTCTCCTGTGTCTTATTCAGTGATAACTGTTAGTGTTTGAAACTGGCGATGTTTTGTTAATGAACGggatgaaattgaaatggaaGTGCGAACGTCGATGTCTCAGCTCGAGGACTAACTGCACCCGGACAGGGTGAAAGCGTGACACCCTTGAAGCACGAGCAGTGACAGGCGGAAGGATTTTCTCTTGGACGCGTGGTCCGGTAAgcagattttcattttctattatttttttattttaaaagtgtGTTTCGTTGAACATTTGGCCCAGTGATTGTCACGAAgctgtatatatttttattcataaaagtTGTCATTTTATCTTGCCATAcatcttcattttcattgtGACAATCATCGTGTTAAATTTCAAACGAGCATAAATTCCGATCGACCAATCGCTCAAACGTCGAATCTCATTGACCCAAATTCCCCCTGTTAGAGAACACAGAGGTGACACCTGGTCCGGCTGTACCAGGCGCGATTCACACATCCATCATTAGCCGTGAAGTCAGTTAAATTGACCAGCGGCCTTCATTGTCGCAGGTCGATCATCCGGAACGAGCAGGATGACAATGGAAGATCGCACGGGTGGCATCGACCGTGCCGCCCCCGCGACCTCGACGACCGCCACCACGGCGTTAACCTCGTCCAGTCCGTCGTCCATCAGCGACGCCACCACCGATGCTTCCTATCCTCTTCAACGCGCTAATAAACGTTCCTTCGACGTCGCCTTCCTGGTCGCGCCGGACGAAAACCTGGCGCGTCGTCAGAGCGAGAAGATGAGGATGATCTCCAACCGGAAGCAGGATCGTCCGCGAGAAGACATCGCAACGGAAAGCGTCTTGGACGCTGATCGACTGCCTCAGAATCTGACCATCAAGAACTACGACAACGACGCTGTGGTATCCGACAGAAGGAGGATGATACATTGTACAGAAAATTCATTGAGTCCTCCGTATATTTCTCCAAGGACACTGACACCGACCCTGCCGGGTCTGTCTCCCGAAAACGACGTCAGGAGATACGTTTCTGGGAGTCGTCTTCAGAAATCACCCAGTCCGCCTACCTTCGGGCCTCACCAATCGATACTGACCACCTGTCCCGAGGGTATTGAACAAAATCTAGCTTGCAACAAGGTCTACGACACGGGTATCCCCTGTCAGGCGGACAGACACGGCGAGTCTCGAAGCGCGTTCACGAAAGTGAGCCTAACAGCTCCGAGAAACGGCTTCAGCGACGATGGTCAGACCTCGCCCAGGTCGTCCATATCACCCGACGATCGCACCAGCTATCAGAGCAGCGTCAGTCCGCCTGTAGTTCCTCTA is a window encoding:
- the LOC114871590 gene encoding uncharacterized protein LOC114871590, whose amino-acid sequence is MTMEDRTGGIDRAAPATSTTATTALTSSSPSSISDATTDASYPLQRANKRSFDVAFLVAPDENLARRQSEKMRMISNRKQDRPREDIATESVLDADRLPQNLTIKNYDNDAVVSDRRRMIHCTENSLSPPYISPRTLTPTLPGLSPENDVRRYVSGSRLQKSPSPPTFGPHQSILTTCPEGIEQNLACNKVYDTGIPCQADRHGESRSAFTKVSLTAPRNGFSDDGQTSPRSSISPDDRTSYQSSVSPPVVPLTAAPGYKYAPFPAKMAYPFLVSPESSQPGLLENLKIPQIAQPPKVPSPKIPTFRPDLPPVYPNIPYNPISVFPPMAEALSRPRFLATAAGVAGLLPPSFAALTLPAQNVCAKCNLSFRMTSDLVYHMRSHHKNENTGEAARRRREEKLRCPVCDESFRERHHLTRHMTAHQDKESDAIVDQVEVKRRATTVHSK